One stretch of Saccharomonospora xinjiangensis XJ-54 DNA includes these proteins:
- a CDS encoding universal stress protein, with protein sequence MARKTNKPIVVGVDRSPAARVALEWAIDEALVRDCAVRAVVVWSVDVTREPPWEPVEKIRARHARELDDTLAEVTRGREHLPRIVPVVIEAAPAAGLIEASEGAAMLVVARRAGQWVRRALLGSVSSACVKHARVPVVVIPPSDEPWEGAEAASEAEGSEDVAGAEEWPVDEQAPPGR encoded by the coding sequence ATGGCCAGGAAGACGAACAAACCGATCGTGGTGGGCGTTGACCGTTCCCCTGCCGCACGCGTCGCGCTGGAATGGGCCATCGACGAGGCGCTCGTCCGCGACTGCGCCGTGCGTGCCGTGGTCGTGTGGTCGGTGGATGTGACGAGGGAACCGCCGTGGGAACCCGTCGAGAAGATCCGCGCCCGCCACGCGAGGGAACTGGACGACACGCTAGCGGAGGTGACCAGGGGGAGGGAGCACCTGCCGCGCATCGTGCCTGTGGTGATCGAGGCCGCACCGGCCGCGGGGCTCATCGAGGCATCGGAGGGCGCTGCCATGCTGGTCGTCGCGCGGCGGGCCGGTCAGTGGGTGCGCCGCGCACTGCTGGGTTCGGTGAGCAGTGCGTGCGTGAAGCACGCACGGGTTCCCGTGGTCGTGATCCCACCGTCGGACGAGCCGTGGGAGGGCGCCGAGGCCGCGTCGGAAGCTGAGGGGTCCGAGGACGTGGCGGGGGCCGAGGAGTGGCCTGTGGACGAGCAGGCGCCGCCCGGACGGTAG
- a CDS encoding Hsp20/alpha crystallin family protein, with translation MSQPERSHSRPLIPDFRDLLEMLPTMGGLRPALDLHSIRVEDRVEEDTYVLRAELPGIDVDNDLTITVHNGLLTIEAQRGEEQAEGGRSEFRYGSFARTVALPTGAKEDAIDASYEGGILTVRVELSKPEETRRQIPVRHD, from the coding sequence ATGAGCCAGCCCGAACGGTCCCACAGCCGCCCGCTGATTCCCGACTTCCGCGACCTACTCGAGATGCTTCCCACCATGGGCGGTCTTCGCCCCGCGCTCGATCTGCACAGCATCCGCGTCGAGGACAGGGTCGAGGAGGACACCTACGTGCTGCGCGCCGAGCTACCGGGGATCGACGTGGACAACGACCTGACCATCACCGTCCACAACGGACTCCTGACGATCGAGGCGCAACGCGGCGAGGAGCAGGCGGAGGGCGGAAGGTCCGAGTTCCGCTACGGCTCGTTCGCCCGCACCGTGGCATTGCCGACCGGGGCCAAGGAGGACGCGATCGACGCCTCCTACGAAGGCGGCATCCTCACCGTCCGCGTCGAGCTCAGCAAACCGGAGGAGACCCGCAGACAGATCCCTGTCCGGCACGACTGA
- a CDS encoding zinc-binding alcohol dehydrogenase family protein: MRAWRVTRPGPITSGPLTKHDEPVPRPAGDELLVRVLACGVCRTDLHVAEGDLPVHRPAVVPGHEVVGEVVEAGAETDMVGKMSTAVGSGAETGRLTGNTTGERFRPGDRVGVPWLRHTCGTCRHCARGAENLCPDSRYTGWDADGGYADYATVPAGYALSLPSGYSDDELAPLLCAGIIGYRALRRAALPEGGRLGVYGFGGSAHLTTQVALAEGARVHVMTRGVKAAELATELGADSVQEASGTPPEPLDAAILFAPAGELVPAALAALDRGGTLAVAGIHLTGIPPLDYRTHLFQERQLRSVTANTRDDARAFLRFAGRHRLRVSTTPYPLDEADCALADLAAGSVVGAAVLRPDLRSRRE; the protein is encoded by the coding sequence GTGCGGGCATGGCGCGTGACGCGGCCCGGACCGATCACGTCGGGGCCGCTGACCAAGCACGACGAGCCGGTGCCGAGACCGGCGGGGGACGAGCTGCTCGTGCGCGTGCTGGCCTGCGGGGTCTGCCGGACCGACCTGCACGTCGCGGAGGGTGATCTCCCTGTGCACCGGCCTGCCGTGGTGCCGGGGCACGAGGTGGTCGGCGAGGTCGTCGAAGCGGGTGCCGAAACGGACATGGTGGGCAAGATGAGCACGGCGGTGGGTTCCGGCGCGGAAACCGGACGTCTCACGGGAAACACGACCGGGGAGCGTTTCAGGCCAGGAGACCGGGTGGGTGTGCCGTGGTTGCGGCACACGTGCGGGACGTGCCGTCACTGCGCACGGGGTGCCGAGAACCTGTGTCCCGATTCGCGCTACACGGGCTGGGACGCCGACGGCGGCTACGCCGACTACGCCACCGTGCCTGCGGGCTACGCGCTGTCGCTGCCGTCCGGGTACTCCGATGACGAACTCGCACCGCTGCTCTGCGCGGGCATCATCGGCTACCGCGCGTTGCGCCGCGCCGCCCTGCCCGAGGGCGGGCGGCTCGGCGTGTACGGATTCGGTGGCAGCGCACACCTGACGACTCAGGTGGCGCTGGCCGAGGGGGCGCGCGTGCACGTGATGACGAGAGGAGTGAAGGCAGCCGAACTCGCCACCGAACTCGGCGCGGACTCGGTGCAAGAGGCCAGCGGTACACCACCGGAACCGCTCGACGCGGCCATCCTGTTCGCGCCTGCCGGTGAGCTCGTTCCCGCCGCGCTGGCGGCTCTCGACCGGGGCGGCACCTTGGCCGTCGCGGGTATCCACCTGACCGGTATCCCGCCGCTGGACTACCGCACCCACCTGTTCCAGGAACGCCAGCTGCGCAGTGTCACAGCCAACACACGCGACGACGCGCGCGCGTTCCTGCGGTTCGCCGGACGGCACCGGCTGCGGGTGTCCACGACCCCGTACCCGCTGGACGAGGCGGATTGCGCACTCGCCGACCTCGCCGCGGGCAGCGTCGTCGGCGCGGCCGTGCTCCGGCCCGACCTGCGTTCCCGGAGGGAGTGA
- a CDS encoding DUF3048 domain-containing protein, with amino-acid sequence MPVRWRRGPLVALAVLLCAVVGVVTWLLVSDGDSGDGTGDQARPPATAPRPGPGAPPQAPVPVTVVKIDNVAAARPQTGLDGADVVYVEPVEGGFTRLAAVYSSGLPDVVGPVRSARESDVDLLAQYGRPSLVFSGAAPEIEPVLAGSSAVLVRQRDAPEAFFRDPARPAPHNLYVRPALVPQGSGPGPGQVLPRGDAPRDGTPVADHVASFANSEYRFTWSQESGRWLVALDGSPLVSAGAGQASAETVVVQRVEVVEGAQVRDASGSPSPVVHSVGTGDATVLREGKRYDGTWSRPSAGDGTRFTTASGEPLPLADGPVWVVLLPR; translated from the coding sequence GTGCCCGTGAGATGGCGCAGGGGACCGCTCGTCGCGCTCGCCGTGCTGCTCTGCGCCGTGGTGGGGGTCGTGACGTGGTTGCTGGTGTCCGACGGCGACTCCGGTGACGGCACCGGCGACCAGGCTCGCCCTCCCGCGACCGCGCCGCGGCCAGGACCGGGCGCACCGCCGCAGGCTCCCGTCCCCGTCACCGTCGTGAAGATCGACAACGTGGCGGCGGCGCGTCCGCAGACCGGGCTGGACGGCGCCGACGTCGTCTACGTCGAACCGGTGGAGGGCGGGTTCACCAGGCTGGCCGCGGTCTACTCGTCGGGGCTGCCCGACGTCGTCGGTCCCGTCCGCAGCGCGAGGGAGTCCGACGTCGATCTGCTCGCCCAGTACGGAAGGCCCTCACTCGTCTTCTCCGGTGCGGCACCGGAGATCGAACCCGTGCTCGCCGGTTCGTCGGCCGTGCTCGTGCGGCAGCGGGACGCGCCGGAGGCGTTCTTCCGCGATCCGGCGAGGCCCGCGCCCCACAACCTCTACGTCCGCCCCGCTCTCGTGCCTCAGGGCAGCGGGCCGGGGCCGGGTCAGGTCCTTCCGCGCGGGGACGCGCCGCGAGACGGCACACCGGTGGCCGACCACGTCGCCTCCTTCGCGAACAGCGAGTACCGGTTCACGTGGTCACAGGAGTCGGGGCGCTGGCTGGTGGCCCTCGACGGGTCACCGCTCGTCTCGGCCGGAGCCGGGCAGGCCTCGGCCGAGACGGTCGTGGTGCAGCGGGTGGAGGTCGTCGAGGGCGCCCAGGTGAGGGACGCCAGCGGGTCGCCGTCACCCGTCGTCCACAGCGTGGGCACAGGGGACGCAACGGTGCTGCGGGAGGGGAAACGCTACGACGGCACGTGGTCGCGGCCGTCGGCGGGTGACGGGACCCGGTTCACCACCGCGTCGGGAGAGCCGTTACCGCTGGCCGACGGTCCCGTGTGGGTGGTGCTGCTCCCGCGCTGA